The Bombus pyrosoma isolate SC7728 linkage group LG3, ASM1482585v1, whole genome shotgun sequence genome has a segment encoding these proteins:
- the LOC122565582 gene encoding protein obstructor-E-like, with protein MVSSSQILSLFLLFLAAHVSRAQKQQQEDPCQTKSRVVGDIEYCDRYWECVNGRPELFDCPNGLVFAGKHRGVTEGCDYPWRANYCDGKRQANPPIPADHCDWLYGIFGHETSCTRYWTCWNGTATEQLCIGGLLYNERARSCDWPENVEGCQKHPLCNDDANGNVPLGKSCNRYWQCQGGYPRLQRCPAMLVFDRRSLRCVVPPTEDCDVPTTPPNLEGDLPEGRNEQEPEEENLPPGVPPLPAGALPIPLRARPRN; from the exons TATCTCGTGCTCAGAAGCAACAGCAAGAAGACCCTTGTCAAACAAAATCCAGAGTCGTCGGCGACATAGAATACTGTGATCGCTACTGGGAGTGCGTCAATGGTCGCCCAGAATTATTCGACTGTCCAAACGGCCTCGTATTCGCTGGAAAGCACCGTGGCGTGACCGAGGGTTGCGATTACCCCTGGAGAGCGAACTACTGCGACGGAAAACGTCAGGCGAATCCACCGATCCCGGCTGATCACTGTGACTGGCTCTACGGTATTTTCGGCCACGAGACATCTTGCACTCGTTACTGGACTTGCTGGAATGGCACGGCCACGGAACAGCTCTGCATCGGTGGACTTTTGTACAACGAGAGGGCCAGATCCTGCGATTGGCCGGAGAACGTCGAAGGATGTCAGAAACATC CTCTGTGCAACGACGACGCGAACGGAAACGTTCCACTGGGCAAATCCTGCAACCGTTATTGGCAATGTCAAGGCGGATATCCACGACTACAGAGATGTCCGGCGATGCTGGTGTTCGATCGAAGGTCGCTCAGGTGCGTGGTCCCACCCACCGAAGACTGCGACGTACCCACGACGCCACCCAACCTCGAGGGCGACCTCCCTGAAGGACGAAACGAACAAGAGCCGGAGGAGGAGAACCTTCCACCGGGTGTTCCGCCATTGCCAGCCGGCGCACTGCCGATTCCACTTCGAGCTCGTCCcagaaattaa
- the LOC122565583 gene encoding protein obstructor-E-like, whose product MTIEHRRSVTFLTVVIFLASVEAATLLGAPPCPNPHGVHAYAHPEDCNAFFLCTNGTLTLEYCENGLLFDGHGAVHDHCNYHWAVHCGDRKADLTPLSSPGCEYQFGLYPASDLCSTTYIKCVHGHPEEAHCDAGLVYDEKSHTCVWPDQLLPYCNPEEIVGFKCPHKVPSHSAAAKFWPYPRFPVPGDCGRLITCVDGNPRLLTCGDGKLFDSVSLSCLDPDELPHCANTV is encoded by the exons ATGACGATCGAACACCGGAGGAGCGTGACCTTTTTGACCGTGGTGATTTTTCTCGCCTCCG TTGAAGCAGCTACCCTGTTGGGTGCGCCACCCTGTCCCAACCCTCATGGCGTCCACGCGTACGCTCACCCCGAGGACTGCAACGCATTCTTCCTCTGTACGAACGGCACCCTGACCCTCGAGTACTGCGAGAACGGATTACTTTTCGATGGCCATGGCGCCGTACACGACCATTGCAACTATCACTGGGCCGTCCACTGCGGAGATCGCAAGGCTGACC TTACTCCGCTCAGTAGCCCCGGCTGCGAATATCAATTCGGTCTCTATCCTGCCAGTGACCTGTGCAGCACCACTTACATCAAATGCGTCCACGGACATCCCGAGGAAGCGCACTGCGACGCAGGATTAGTATACGACGAGAAGAGTCACACTTGCGTCTGGCCCGATCAACTGTTGCCCTACTGCAATCCGGAGGAAATAGTCGGCTTCAAGTGTCCGCACAAAGTACCTTCGCACAGCGCTGCTGCCAAGTTCTGGCCTTACCCGAG ATTCCCTGTACCCGGGGACTGTGGCAGATTGATCACCTGCGTCGATGGCAATCCACGTTTGCTTACCTGCGGCGATGGTAAACTCTTCGATTCCGTGAGTCTGAGCTGTTTGGATCCTGACGAACTGCCTCATTG TGCCAATACCGTTTAA
- the LOC122577930 gene encoding protein obstructor-E-like yields the protein MFLRVFFVLLVSVVTLSRAQFRCPEPKGFFSDLEQCDLYYVCIDGKAEEKLCKDGLVFRDDNPKKELCDIPANVPCGDRTLLQEPQPSKGCPRANGYFKHEDPTACDRFVNCIDGVAQIMPCPPGLIYEDKMSSCVWPADASRLCENVKRDVLDDGFVCPDGDVPGPLGRILPHPTYPHPEDCAKFYICKNGVVPQKGQCEPGTVYSEDSFKCMDPESVPGCEDYYKNKN from the exons ATGTTTCTTCGAGTGTTTTTCGTTTTGTTGGTCAGTGTGGTGACCTTGAGCAGAGCACAGTTTCGGTGTCCCGAGCCGAAGGGTTTCTTCTCGGATCTGGAACAGTGCGATCTTTATTACGTTTGCATAGACGGCAAGGCGGAGGAGAAGCTGTGCAAAGACGGTCTCGTCTTCAGAGACGACAACCCTAAGAAGGAACTCTGTGATATTCCAGCTAACGTGCCTTGCGGAGACAGGACTCTCCTTC AGGAACCACAGCCGAGCAAAGGATGTCCACGAGCTAATGGCTACTTCAAACACGAGGATCCAACCGCTTGCGATCGTTTCGTGAATTGCATCGATGGCGTGGCGCAAATAATGCCCTGTCCGCCTGGTCTGATCTACGAAGACAAAATGTCTAGCTGTGTCTGGCCAGCAGATGCCAGTAGATTGTGCGAGAACGTGAAGAGAGACGTTCTCGACGATGGATTCGTTTGTCCCGATGGCGATGTGCCCGGACCACTCGGCAGGATTCTACCCCATCCTACCTATCCTCATCCGGAGGATTGTGCCAAGTTCTACATTTGCAAAAATGGCGTGGTGCCGCAGAAGGGACAATGCGAGCCTGGTACCGTTTACAGCGAGGACAGCTTCAAGTGTATGGATCCGGAGAGCGTGCCTGGATG CGAAGACTACTACAAAAACAAGAACTGA
- the LOC122577929 gene encoding actin-related protein 5 isoform X1 gives MEVLELKDIKAVPDIIHPYPNRVKCEATPLVIDNGSYNCRVGWATEKECQLIFKNLIAKPRKERGKKDGEPQVGNDIANIEAVRFQLKTQFDRNVVTHFEAQEQIFDYTFTHMGIDTEGSVNHPIILTEAFLNPNYSRNLMAELLFECYNVPAIAYGVDCLFSYQHNNCPPDGLIISIGYHTTHIIPILDGKADPVNSRRINVGGYHITSYMHRLLQLKYPVHVNAITPSRAEELIHEHSMIALSYQDEISKWADPDYYDTNVLRVQLPYVAPANTPGLTVEQQKERKRELARRLMEINARKREERLAEDEEQLNQLLAVQDLLEEGETDEFDQALKTYSLANEADLIKMINNLQAKVERTRQKIVAANSQEENIAMEEQKPKIKSSLQPKDQQDFDEWIAGVRKKRQEILERRLAKRQRRQDMAKRRTAAAQERMRIISQLARKEKRDDDFGMRDEDWDVYKVINREGGDSDSEVEQEKLMELEDVLRHHDPEFDGAGSNVPMIPGETHQLHVGVERLRAPEILFQPSMIGSMEAGIAETIDFVLKLYPPEQQSRLVGNIFLTGGPTRFPGLLERLNRELREIRPFGSSFRINIAKNTSLDAWYGARDFGLNGNLPEFLVSKKEYEERGGEYFKEHLSSNTYTRSPDPLPTIQTPVTSEQVIVEDAVVDVEME, from the exons atggaAGTTCTTGAATTAAAAGACATAAAAGCTGTACCTGATATTATTCATCCTTATCCAAATAGAGTAAAATGCGAAGCAACTCCGCTAGTAATTGATAATG GATCGTACAATTGTAGGGTTGGTTGGGCTACTGAAAAAGAATGCcaactaatatttaaaaatcttattGCAAAACCACGCAAGGAACGTGGAAAAAAGGACGGTGAACCTCAGGTTGGAAATGACATAGCTAATATCGAAGCTGttcgatttcaattaaaaacacAGTTTGATCGAAACGTGGTAACGCATTTTGAAGCACAGgaacaaatatttgattatactTTTACTCATATGGGAATAGATACAGAGGGTTCGGTAAATCATCCTATTATTTTAACAGAAGCGTTTCTGAATCCTAATTATTCCAGAAACT TGATGGCTGAACTTTTATTCGAATGTTACAACGTACCTGCGATAGCATATGGAGTGGATTGCTTATTTTCTTATCAGCATAATAATTGTCCACCGGATGGTTTAATAATCAGTATTGGATATCATACTACGCACATAATACCTATATTAGATGGTAAGGCAGATCCTGTAAACTCAAGAAGGATCAATGTTGGTGGATATCACATTACGTCCTACATGCACAGGTTGCTTCAACTTAAATATCCAGTACATGTAAATGCAATTACACCTAGTCGAGCAGAG GAATTAATACATGAACATTCGATGATAGCTTTAAGTTATCaagatgaaatttctaaatggGCGGATCCAGATTATTACGATACAAATGTATTGAGGGTTCAATTACCCTATGTTGCTCCTGCGAATACTCCTGGTCTAACAGTCGAGcaacagaaagaaaggaaacgcgaATTAGCTAGAAGATTAATGGAAATCAATGccaggaaaagagaagagaga TTAGCAGAAGACGAAGAACAACTAAATCAATTATTAGCCGTTCAAGATTTATTAGAAGAAGGTGAAACGGATGAATTTGATCAAGCGTTAAAAACTTATTCTCTCGCAAATGAGGCAGAtctgataaaaatgattaataatctGCAAGCAAAAGTAGAAAGAACCAGACAAAAGATAGTAGCGGCTAACTCGCAAGAGGAGAATATCGCGATGGAAGAACAAAaaccaaaaataaaatcgagtTTGCAACCTAAAGATCAACAAGATTTTGACGAATGGATTGCTGGTGTTCGAAAGAAAAG gcaagaaatattagaaagacGACTGGCAAAAAGACAACGTAGACAAGATATGGCGAAACGTAGAACAGCTGCTGCACAGGAAAGAATGCGCATAATAAGCCAATTggcgagaaaagaaaaacgcgatGATGATTTTGGTATGAGAGACGAAGATTGGGAtgtttataaagttataaatagg GAAGGTGGAGATTCAGACTCGGAGGTAGAACAAGAAAAGCTTATGGAATTGGAAGATGTACTACGACATCACGATCCAGAATTCGATGGTGCTGGATCTAACGTTCCTATGATTCCTGGAGAAACTCATCAATTACACGTAGGGGTAGAACGCTTGAGAGCTccggaaatattatttcaaccATCTATGATTGGTTCAATGGAAGCTGGCATCGCGGAGACAATCGATTTCGTTTTGAAGCTTTATCCGCCCGAACAGCAGTCGCGACTCGtgggaaatatatttctcacCGGTGGGCCGACAAGATTTCCTGGCTTACTCGAAAGATTGAATCGTGAACTTCGTGAAATACGGCCATTTGGATCGagttttcgaataaatattgcaaaaaataCCAGTCTAGATGCATGGTATGGCGCCAGGGATTTTGGCTTAAATGGAAACCTTCCTGAATTCTTAGTGAGTAAGAAGGAATACGAGGAAAGAGGTggtgaatattttaaagaacacTTGAGCAGTAATACTTACACCCGTTCTCCTGATCCTTTACCTACGATACAGACTCCTGTGACGTCGGAACAGGTTATCGTAGAGGATGCTGTCGTCGACGTTGAAATGGAGTAA
- the LOC122577929 gene encoding actin-related protein 5 isoform X2: MGIDTEGSVNHPIILTEAFLNPNYSRNLMAELLFECYNVPAIAYGVDCLFSYQHNNCPPDGLIISIGYHTTHIIPILDGKADPVNSRRINVGGYHITSYMHRLLQLKYPVHVNAITPSRAEELIHEHSMIALSYQDEISKWADPDYYDTNVLRVQLPYVAPANTPGLTVEQQKERKRELARRLMEINARKREERLAEDEEQLNQLLAVQDLLEEGETDEFDQALKTYSLANEADLIKMINNLQAKVERTRQKIVAANSQEENIAMEEQKPKIKSSLQPKDQQDFDEWIAGVRKKRQEILERRLAKRQRRQDMAKRRTAAAQERMRIISQLARKEKRDDDFGMRDEDWDVYKVINREGGDSDSEVEQEKLMELEDVLRHHDPEFDGAGSNVPMIPGETHQLHVGVERLRAPEILFQPSMIGSMEAGIAETIDFVLKLYPPEQQSRLVGNIFLTGGPTRFPGLLERLNRELREIRPFGSSFRINIAKNTSLDAWYGARDFGLNGNLPEFLVSKKEYEERGGEYFKEHLSSNTYTRSPDPLPTIQTPVTSEQVIVEDAVVDVEME; the protein is encoded by the exons ATGGGAATAGATACAGAGGGTTCGGTAAATCATCCTATTATTTTAACAGAAGCGTTTCTGAATCCTAATTATTCCAGAAACT TGATGGCTGAACTTTTATTCGAATGTTACAACGTACCTGCGATAGCATATGGAGTGGATTGCTTATTTTCTTATCAGCATAATAATTGTCCACCGGATGGTTTAATAATCAGTATTGGATATCATACTACGCACATAATACCTATATTAGATGGTAAGGCAGATCCTGTAAACTCAAGAAGGATCAATGTTGGTGGATATCACATTACGTCCTACATGCACAGGTTGCTTCAACTTAAATATCCAGTACATGTAAATGCAATTACACCTAGTCGAGCAGAG GAATTAATACATGAACATTCGATGATAGCTTTAAGTTATCaagatgaaatttctaaatggGCGGATCCAGATTATTACGATACAAATGTATTGAGGGTTCAATTACCCTATGTTGCTCCTGCGAATACTCCTGGTCTAACAGTCGAGcaacagaaagaaaggaaacgcgaATTAGCTAGAAGATTAATGGAAATCAATGccaggaaaagagaagagaga TTAGCAGAAGACGAAGAACAACTAAATCAATTATTAGCCGTTCAAGATTTATTAGAAGAAGGTGAAACGGATGAATTTGATCAAGCGTTAAAAACTTATTCTCTCGCAAATGAGGCAGAtctgataaaaatgattaataatctGCAAGCAAAAGTAGAAAGAACCAGACAAAAGATAGTAGCGGCTAACTCGCAAGAGGAGAATATCGCGATGGAAGAACAAAaaccaaaaataaaatcgagtTTGCAACCTAAAGATCAACAAGATTTTGACGAATGGATTGCTGGTGTTCGAAAGAAAAG gcaagaaatattagaaagacGACTGGCAAAAAGACAACGTAGACAAGATATGGCGAAACGTAGAACAGCTGCTGCACAGGAAAGAATGCGCATAATAAGCCAATTggcgagaaaagaaaaacgcgatGATGATTTTGGTATGAGAGACGAAGATTGGGAtgtttataaagttataaatagg GAAGGTGGAGATTCAGACTCGGAGGTAGAACAAGAAAAGCTTATGGAATTGGAAGATGTACTACGACATCACGATCCAGAATTCGATGGTGCTGGATCTAACGTTCCTATGATTCCTGGAGAAACTCATCAATTACACGTAGGGGTAGAACGCTTGAGAGCTccggaaatattatttcaaccATCTATGATTGGTTCAATGGAAGCTGGCATCGCGGAGACAATCGATTTCGTTTTGAAGCTTTATCCGCCCGAACAGCAGTCGCGACTCGtgggaaatatatttctcacCGGTGGGCCGACAAGATTTCCTGGCTTACTCGAAAGATTGAATCGTGAACTTCGTGAAATACGGCCATTTGGATCGagttttcgaataaatattgcaaaaaataCCAGTCTAGATGCATGGTATGGCGCCAGGGATTTTGGCTTAAATGGAAACCTTCCTGAATTCTTAGTGAGTAAGAAGGAATACGAGGAAAGAGGTggtgaatattttaaagaacacTTGAGCAGTAATACTTACACCCGTTCTCCTGATCCTTTACCTACGATACAGACTCCTGTGACGTCGGAACAGGTTATCGTAGAGGATGCTGTCGTCGACGTTGAAATGGAGTAA